In Paenibacillus sp. FSL R7-0345, a single window of DNA contains:
- a CDS encoding sigma-70 family RNA polymerase sigma factor, giving the protein MENTELQRTVDGVLAGDTGRFESIVLAYQKQIVLYCCHMLGSYTEAEDSAQEVFFKAYRSLDKYNPEVPFGAWLYKIAYNQCIDVLRKRKLGKALKLFYQDETQHRPVDRQIEDKYLDEKVQRAMAKLSAEERNLLILRSVEEMSYQDISLVLQQNSARLRKKYERSAEKFRKYYANAKGEDRYAGLQRKGIERHPS; this is encoded by the coding sequence TTGGAGAATACAGAACTGCAGCGCACAGTGGACGGGGTTCTGGCCGGGGATACCGGCAGATTTGAGAGTATCGTTCTCGCATACCAGAAACAGATTGTCCTGTACTGCTGCCACATGCTCGGATCATATACGGAGGCTGAGGACAGCGCACAGGAGGTTTTTTTCAAGGCCTACCGCTCTCTGGACAAGTATAATCCGGAAGTGCCGTTTGGAGCCTGGCTGTACAAAATCGCCTACAACCAGTGCATCGATGTGCTCCGCAAACGGAAGCTGGGCAAGGCGCTCAAGCTGTTCTATCAAGATGAGACGCAGCACAGGCCGGTAGACCGGCAGATCGAAGACAAATATCTGGATGAAAAGGTTCAGCGGGCTATGGCCAAGCTGTCGGCAGAGGAACGGAATCTGCTGATCCTGCGTTCTGTGGAAGAAATGAGCTATCAGGATATCAGCCTGGTTCTGCAGCAGAACAGCGCCCGGCTGCGGAAAAAGTATGAACGGAGTGCGGAGAAGTTCCGCAAATACTATGCAAATGCGAAGGGAGAGGACCGCTATGCCGGTTTACAGCGAAAAGGAATTGAGAGACATCCTTCTTAA
- a CDS encoding VOC family protein, with the protein MNIEVNPFIMLEGTAREAISFYQESLGANLLFMQTVGEGPLDHDVPLSEEDMARIAHSVLRIGETTMFVADLEPGQTRQTGNGLNLCISTNDAETSEQLYNVLKEGGQVDIELGPAYFSTAYGMVTDKFGVTFQIFTKRQR; encoded by the coding sequence ATGAATATAGAAGTAAATCCGTTTATAATGCTTGAGGGAACAGCGCGCGAGGCCATTTCATTTTATCAGGAGAGTCTTGGCGCAAATCTGCTGTTTATGCAGACTGTGGGGGAAGGCCCGCTGGATCACGATGTACCCCTGTCCGAAGAAGATATGGCGCGTATTGCCCACTCCGTGCTCCGTATCGGTGAAACCACAATGTTCGTAGCCGACCTGGAACCGGGGCAGACGCGGCAGACGGGCAACGGCCTCAATCTCTGTATCTCCACAAATGACGCGGAAACGTCAGAGCAGCTGTACAACGTACTGAAAGAAGGCGGGCAGGTGGACATTGAATTGGGGCCGGCCTACTTCAGCACTGCCTATGGCATGGTGACTGACAAGTTCGGCGTTACATTCCAGATTTTCACGAAGCGGCAGCGCTAA
- a CDS encoding YafY family protein codes for MSKSKRLLDLMMTVNRKRKFTVRELADEFGVSTRTILRDLQELGELGVPLYSEVGPHGGYQVLNERILPPIAFTEEEAVAIFFASHALRHYEYLPFKEASVSALHKFYHYMPGDVRDRIDEMKNRIDFVTPARQAEFPFLSVLLEAAIDQKVLLIGYESRGERSLRPVQPVGIYASNGLWYCPAYCFLRGSIRVFRCDRIDAVKEQASGYEPLDLRRVHLGNRHEYAAEPQAGVQPDGTEAQKSRTKVRLYAELTAAGMQACEAELWAAPLLHSREGGSGWLEGEVPAQDLRFFARFFTGLGNEATVQEPPELVSELKAMLEEMLRKYS; via the coding sequence ATGTCCAAATCGAAACGGCTGCTCGACCTGATGATGACAGTCAACCGCAAACGTAAATTTACCGTCAGGGAGCTGGCCGATGAATTCGGCGTATCCACCCGGACCATCCTCAGGGATTTGCAGGAGCTGGGTGAGCTCGGCGTGCCGCTTTATTCAGAGGTAGGACCCCACGGGGGCTACCAGGTGCTGAATGAACGGATTCTTCCGCCGATTGCGTTTACGGAGGAGGAGGCGGTGGCGATTTTTTTTGCCAGCCATGCCCTGCGTCATTATGAGTATCTGCCCTTTAAAGAGGCATCGGTTTCAGCATTGCATAAATTCTATCATTATATGCCCGGCGATGTACGTGACCGGATTGATGAAATGAAGAACCGGATTGATTTCGTGACCCCGGCGCGCCAGGCCGAGTTTCCCTTCCTGTCAGTCCTGCTGGAGGCGGCTATAGATCAGAAGGTGCTGCTGATCGGCTATGAATCCAGAGGCGAGCGCAGCCTGCGCCCGGTGCAGCCGGTCGGCATTTATGCCAGCAACGGGCTGTGGTATTGCCCGGCTTATTGCTTTTTGCGCGGGAGTATCCGGGTATTTCGCTGTGACCGGATTGATGCTGTTAAGGAGCAGGCATCAGGTTATGAGCCGCTTGATCTGCGCCGGGTGCATCTGGGGAACAGGCATGAGTATGCGGCAGAGCCGCAGGCGGGCGTACAGCCTGATGGGACGGAAGCACAAAAAAGCCGGACTAAGGTCCGGCTGTACGCAGAGCTGACGGCTGCAGGTATGCAGGCCTGTGAGGCTGAGCTGTGGGCGGCGCCGCTGCTGCACAGCCGTGAGGGCGGGTCCGGCTGGCTGGAGGGGGAGGTTCCGGCGCAGGATCTGCGTTTCTTTGCCCGGTTTTTTACCGGGCTGGGCAATGAGGCGACCGTCCAGGAGCCGCCTGAGCTGGTAAGTGAGCTGAAGGCGATGCTGGAAGAGATGCTGCGAAAATACAGCTGA
- a CDS encoding PLP-dependent aminotransferase family protein — protein sequence MLINPMLSDDGKLPYYIQLYDYFKKEILGGTLPADTRLPSIRSLAGQLYISATPVELAYQQLVSEGFIASRPRSGFSVQPMHDFSGAEAAADPPESQSRMLIQAVLPITPRDPQKYVYDFHISKNDFSLFPHKIWRSLFQEQLANPDLLQYGDPQGEPALRASIAAHLRQFRGLHCLPEQVVIGGDQHLLCSLLGHILPGSNRRLGIEDPGYHLLPAAFARNGYEIIPVPLQEDGLDIEQLRDSGAGAVYISPSHQFPCGMIMSIAKRHALLDWAATTGGYIIEDDYDGEFRYHGRPVPSLQGLMENSPVIYMGSFAQSVAPALCVHYMVLPEKLLPAYRNLARELYLEHSASRLNQIALHFFMERGHFARHLRRMRLLYQKKHEALLQAIQLYFGDHAAVRGQGAGFHLLLRLVSSVDARRLAETAAAAGIRVTPMSYTWWGESGAEAHRNDAPEFILGFGAIPEERIGEGIRRLAEVWLG from the coding sequence ATGCTGATAAACCCCATGCTTAGCGATGACGGGAAGCTCCCGTACTACATACAGCTGTATGACTATTTCAAAAAAGAGATTCTCGGCGGCACACTGCCTGCGGATACACGCCTGCCTTCCATCCGCAGCCTGGCCGGACAGCTGTATATCAGCGCCACTCCCGTTGAGCTGGCCTACCAGCAGCTGGTTTCCGAAGGCTTTATCGCCAGCCGGCCGCGCAGCGGATTTAGTGTTCAGCCAATGCATGATTTTAGCGGGGCAGAAGCTGCTGCTGACCCGCCCGAAAGCCAAAGCCGGATGCTGATTCAAGCTGTCCTGCCGATTACACCCCGTGACCCGCAAAAGTACGTTTATGATTTTCACATTTCCAAAAATGACTTCTCGCTGTTTCCCCACAAAATCTGGCGCAGCCTCTTCCAGGAGCAGCTCGCTAATCCCGACCTGCTCCAGTATGGCGACCCTCAGGGGGAGCCGGCCCTGCGCGCCAGCATTGCCGCCCATCTGCGGCAGTTCCGCGGGCTGCACTGCCTGCCGGAGCAGGTCGTAATCGGCGGTGACCAGCATTTGCTCTGCTCGCTGCTGGGCCACATACTGCCGGGCAGTAACCGGCGGCTCGGCATTGAAGATCCGGGCTATCATCTGCTGCCGGCTGCTTTTGCAAGAAACGGCTATGAGATCATCCCAGTTCCGCTGCAGGAGGACGGGCTTGATATAGAACAGCTGCGTGATAGCGGTGCAGGAGCTGTATACATTTCTCCCTCCCACCAGTTTCCGTGCGGGATGATTATGTCCATCGCCAAGCGTCATGCCCTGCTGGACTGGGCCGCAACTACGGGTGGTTATATCATTGAAGACGATTATGACGGTGAATTCCGGTACCACGGCAGACCGGTACCCTCACTGCAGGGTCTTATGGAGAACAGCCCGGTGATCTACATGGGCAGCTTCGCCCAATCTGTTGCCCCGGCTCTCTGTGTACACTACATGGTGCTGCCGGAGAAGCTGCTGCCGGCTTACCGTAATCTCGCAAGGGAGCTCTACCTTGAGCATTCCGCTTCGCGGCTGAACCAGATTGCCCTGCATTTTTTTATGGAGCGCGGGCATTTCGCCAGACATCTGCGGCGGATGCGGCTGCTCTACCAGAAAAAGCATGAGGCCCTGCTGCAGGCCATTCAGTTATACTTCGGGGATCATGCAGCAGTCCGCGGCCAGGGCGCCGGCTTTCACTTGCTGCTGCGGCTGGTCAGCAGCGTTGATGCACGCCGGCTGGCAGAGACCGCTGCAGCCGCCGGAATCCGTGTGACCCCGATGTCGTATACGTGGTGGGGTGAATCCGGAGCGGAGGCGCACAGGAACGATGCGCCTGAGTTCATTCTGGGCTTCGGGGCAATCCCGGAGGAGCGGATCGGCGAAGGCATCCGCCGGCTGGCCGAGGTATGGCTGGGCTGA
- a CDS encoding GNAT family protein, giving the protein MGRHSGLLTGERVYLRPLNGEDAELYYHMFFGEETRRLTGTQRHITKEQISAYIDRKAGDDSAVLLLISLKENDEVIGDIAIQDMDRGNRTGHLRLAIGEERHQNQGFGREALLLMLEYGFGILNLHRIELEVYSFNSRAAHLYESAGFVREGVRRQTLFYNHEYHDVVMLGMLESEYRERYLK; this is encoded by the coding sequence ATGGGAAGACATTCAGGTTTATTGACAGGAGAACGGGTATATCTGCGACCGCTTAACGGAGAAGATGCTGAGCTGTATTATCATATGTTTTTTGGAGAGGAGACACGCCGGCTCACAGGAACGCAGCGGCATATCACTAAAGAGCAGATTTCTGCTTATATTGACCGCAAAGCGGGCGATGACAGTGCAGTGCTGCTGCTCATTTCCCTGAAAGAGAACGACGAGGTTATTGGTGACATTGCCATTCAGGATATGGACCGGGGCAACCGGACTGGCCATCTGCGCCTTGCGATCGGTGAAGAACGTCACCAGAATCAGGGATTCGGGCGGGAAGCGCTGCTGTTAATGCTGGAATACGGCTTCGGTATTTTGAATCTGCACCGGATTGAGCTGGAGGTCTACAGCTTTAACAGCCGTGCTGCCCATCTATATGAGAGCGCTGGTTTTGTGCGTGAGGGCGTGCGGCGGCAGACGCTTTTTTATAACCATGAGTACCATGATGTTGTAATGCTGGGCATGCTGGAAAGTGAATACCGGGAGCGTTATCTGAAATAA
- a CDS encoding Hsp20/alpha crystallin family protein — protein sequence MFDLVPFGKRRDDAFGALAKSLHDVFNDEFFAPMTGSSALSFRTDIRESEQAYLIEAELPGFGKDDIDIDYASPYLTIKAVRKEEKNEENDKQQVVRRERRYGEYVRRFYVQDINGDDIRASLKDGLLRLEVPKRQKTAGKRIEIQDHSNSGTELQ from the coding sequence ATGTTTGATTTGGTCCCTTTTGGAAAACGCAGAGATGATGCATTTGGTGCTTTGGCAAAGTCGTTACATGATGTATTTAATGATGAGTTTTTTGCCCCGATGACCGGCAGCAGCGCCCTGTCTTTCCGGACAGATATCCGCGAGAGTGAGCAGGCTTATCTGATTGAGGCTGAACTGCCGGGCTTTGGTAAGGACGATATCGACATTGATTATGCCAGCCCCTACTTGACGATTAAAGCGGTGCGCAAGGAAGAGAAGAACGAGGAAAATGACAAGCAGCAGGTTGTGCGCCGGGAGCGGCGTTATGGTGAATATGTCCGCCGTTTCTACGTGCAGGATATCAACGGTGATGACATCCGGGCTTCGCTGAAGGACGGGCTGCTGCGGCTTGAAGTGCCTAAGCGGCAAAAAACCGCCGGCAAGCGGATCGAAATCCAGGATCACAGCAATTCCGGAACGGAGCTTCAATAA
- a CDS encoding DnaJ C-terminal domain-containing protein, whose translation MAAKNYYDALGVSRQASKQEIKKAYQKLAKQWHPDVNKAPEAEARFKEAAEAYEVLGNEEKRAAYDEELRYGASGFGSAGGRRTGGPSSGGGQGPFGAGRESAFRARGASASGSGIDEDELFGMFFGSRGAADRAGFDFFSGSGGGFGFSGGGRGMAQARLEITLEQAYKGGNVNVQAGGREVAVSIPPRSPEGTVIGVPGAAGQSEELLIVLQLAPHDIYGIEDGDLLGTVEVAPWQAVLGGEARVPLPDGSSIKLKIPAGTASGHTLRIPGKGLKRQNGTNGDILFRMEIVIPAGTDEAEKALYRKLAEASSFQAGVKHGSSGKRRQKAATG comes from the coding sequence TTGGCGGCCAAAAATTACTATGATGCGCTTGGCGTAAGCAGGCAGGCAAGCAAACAGGAGATTAAAAAAGCTTACCAGAAGCTTGCAAAGCAGTGGCATCCCGATGTGAACAAGGCCCCGGAGGCGGAGGCCAGGTTTAAGGAGGCCGCGGAAGCCTACGAGGTGCTGGGCAATGAAGAGAAGCGGGCGGCTTATGATGAGGAGCTGCGCTACGGGGCATCCGGGTTCGGCTCAGCCGGGGGCCGGCGGACCGGCGGTCCGTCATCAGGTGGCGGGCAAGGCCCTTTTGGAGCAGGCCGGGAGTCTGCGTTCAGGGCCCGCGGCGCTTCTGCTTCCGGCAGCGGGATCGACGAGGATGAGCTGTTCGGGATGTTTTTTGGCAGCCGGGGAGCGGCGGACCGGGCGGGCTTTGATTTTTTTAGCGGAAGCGGCGGGGGCTTCGGCTTCAGCGGCGGCGGACGCGGTATGGCGCAGGCCCGGCTGGAGATTACGCTGGAACAGGCTTATAAAGGCGGCAACGTGAATGTTCAGGCCGGCGGCCGGGAGGTGGCGGTCAGTATTCCGCCGCGCTCACCGGAGGGAACTGTGATCGGGGTGCCGGGCGCGGCCGGCCAGAGTGAGGAGCTGCTGATCGTTCTGCAGCTTGCTCCGCATGATATTTACGGAATCGAGGACGGGGATCTGCTCGGCACGGTCGAGGTTGCGCCATGGCAGGCAGTGCTTGGCGGGGAAGCCAGAGTGCCGCTACCTGACGGCAGCAGCATTAAGCTGAAGATCCCGGCCGGAACGGCAAGCGGCCATACGCTGCGCATTCCGGGAAAGGGACTGAAGCGGCAGAACGGCACGAACGGCGACATCCTGTTCCGGATGGAGATTGTCATTCCGGCGGGTACGGACGAAGCGGAGAAGGCGCTCTACCGGAAGCTGGCTGAAGCCAGCAGCTTCCAGGCCGGAGTGAAACACGGAAGCAGCGGAAAACGGCGGCAAAAAGCGGCCACGGGCTAA